The Sesamum indicum cultivar Zhongzhi No. 13 linkage group LG1, S_indicum_v1.0, whole genome shotgun sequence genome includes a window with the following:
- the LOC105172150 gene encoding NAD-dependent malic enzyme 59 kDa isoform, mitochondrial, producing MWRVARSAVSSLRQSRWRLLSTAIPGPCIVHKRGADILHDPWFNKDTGFPLTERDRLGLRGLLPPRVISFEQQYVRFMESYRSLEKNTQGQPNNVVSLAKWRILNRLHDRNETLYYRVLIDNIKDFAPVIYTPTVGLVCQNYSGLFRRPRGMYFSAKDKGEMMSMIYNWPSQQVDMIVLTDGSRILGLGDLGVQGIGIPIGKLDIYVAAAGINPQRILPVMLDVGTNNQKLLEDRLYLGLRQPRLEGEEYLSIVDEFMEAVHARWPKAIVQFEDFQMKWAFETLERYRKRFCMFNDDIQGTAGVALAGLLGTVRAQGLPLTDFANQKIVVVGAGSAGLGVLKMALQAVSRMSGSASDSHFFLLDKDGLITKERKCLDPAAAPFAKSQGEIEGLGLSEGSSLTEVVKKVKPHVLLGLSGVGGIFNEEVLKAMRESDSSKPAIFAMSNPTTNAECTAAEAFKHAGENIVFASGSPFENVDLGNGKIGHVNQANNMYLFPGIGLGSLLCGARIITDEMMQAAARCLASYMTDEEIQRGVLYPSIDCIRDITAEVGAAVLRAAVAEEVAEGHGDVGPRELSHMSKDETVRYVKDNMWYPVYSPLVHEK from the exons ATGTGGAGAGTGGCGCGATCTGCTGTGTCGAGTCTCCGCCAGTCGCGGTGGCGGCTGCTGTCGACGGCGATTCCTGGACCCTGTATTGTGCACAAGCGGGGTGCTGATATCCTCCACGATCCCTGGTTTAACAAG GATACAGGTTTCCCTTTGACGGAAAGAGATCGCCTGGGATTACGTGGTCTGCTTCCACCACGAGTGATATCATTTGAGCAGCAATATGTTCGTTTTA TGGAATCATATAGGTCTCTGGAAAAAAATACTCAAGGTCAACCAAATAATGTTGTATCCCTTGCGAAATGGAGGATTTTGAATAGGCTGCACGACAGAAATGAGACATTGTACTACCGA GTCCTGATTGATAACATCAAGGACTTTGCTCCAGTAATATATACTCCCACAGTAGGATTGGTATGTCAAAACTATTCAGGGTTGTTTAGACGTCCGCGTGGAATGTATTTCAGTGCCAAAGATAAGGGGGAGATGATGTCTATGATCTATAATTGGCCCTCTCAGCAG GTTGATATGATTGTGCTGACTGATGGCAGTCGTATTCTTGGCCTTGGTGATCTTGGAGTTCAGGGAATAGGTATTCCAATTGGGAAACTTGACATTTATGTCGCAGCTGCTGGCATCAACCCACAAAGG ATATTGCCAGTTATGCTCGATGTCGGTACAAACAATCAGAAGCTTCTTGAAGATCGCCTTT ATTTAGGACTTAGACAACCTAGGCTGGAAGGAGAAGAATATTTGTCGATTGTTGATGAATTCATGGAAGCTGTTCATGCACGTTGGCCAAAGGCGATTGTGCAG tTTGAGGATTTCCAGATGAAGTGGGCTTTTGAGACACTAGAACGCTACCGTAAAAGGTTTTGCATGTTCAATGATGACATACAG GGAACAGCTGGTGTTGCATTAGCTGGGTTACTTGGCACTGTCAGGGCACAGGGACTGCCGCTGACTGATTTCGCAAACCAAAAGATTGTTGTGGTGGGGGCTGGAAG TGCAGGACTCGGTGTTCTTAAGATGGCATTACAGGCTGTTTCAAGGATGTCTGGATCAGCATCGGACTCTCACTTTTTCCTGCTTGATAAAGAT GGTCTCATaacaaaagagagaaaatgtcTTGATCCTGCGGCTGCTCCTTTTGCTAAGTCCCAAGGTGAGATTGAAGGACTCGGACTCAGTGAGGGATCCAGTCTCACTGAAGTG GTTAAAAAAGTTAAGCCACATGTGCTTCTTGGTTTATCTGGAGTTGGTGGCATCTTTAATGAGGAG GTCCTAAAGGCCATGCGAGAGTCGGACTCCAGTAAACCTGCTATATTTGCAATGTCAAATCCCACAACAAATG CCGAATGCACTGCTGCTGAGGCTTTCAAACATGCTGGTGAAAATATTGTCTTTGCCAGTGGGAGCCCATTTGAGAACGTCGATCTTg GAAACGGGAAAATTGGTCATGTTAATCAAGCAAATAACATGTACCTATTTCCAGG AATCGGCTTGGGAAGTCTTCTCTGTGGTGCTCGTATCATAACTGATGAAATGATGCAGGCAGCTGCTCGTTG CCTTGCTTCGTATATGACCGATGAGGAGATTCAAAGAGGTGTCCTGTATCCATCTATTGATTG TATACGGGATATAACCGCAGAGGTTGGAGCTGCCGTCTTGAGGGCAGCAGTAGCTGAGGAAGTGGCTGAAGGACACGGCGATGTTGGGCCCAGAGAGTTGTCACACATGTCAAAG GATGAAACTGTCCGATATGTGAAAGACAACATGTGGTATCCTGTTTATAGCCCTCTTGTTCACGAAAAGTGA